TGCTATAATCTATTGAAGAACATGTCACCTGTAATATTTAAGGTACCATTTCCCTTTTTACGAAAGCTTTCATACAATTTTTGTTTCCCTAAACAGACAATTAACATTACATTCTGATCATTCTTTCATCAATATGTAGTGCATTCATCTAATTGAATTCAAAGGCTTCCATAAATATTACTCTGGGGGCTGGCCTTAAGTTGTTCATtagataataaaaaaagaacttTACTTGACGCTGACATCATCcagaatatatataatataataacctGGTTTGGTTGTTCGTTGTCTACCTTTtatttcatttctttttttacagtaaTGGCATTTGATAAAAGTTTGTCATCGCATTGGCCTACTTGTCTATTTTTATCACAATAAGACGAGGACTCAACTTTCACTTCCACCTAGACGCACATCATGATCACATTCCAAACGCGGTGAATTAAATACTTTCTTGAGAAAAGCCCGACATGATAAAGTTCCATATTAATTTTGCATGAATGACTCAGTAATCATTCAAAGTATTTATTGGTATAACATTTTTATTACATTGCAAATTCTCTGCAAAGAATGACGGATAAACATTACACAAAATATCTGTGCATAACTTGCGTAGCCGACGATGGAGAATTCCAAGTCTGGGACGACGTAAGCACCGCGCCCGGCCAATGACCGCGGCGGGGCTGCGCCCTGTCGCTAGGTGTGGTTAAACACGGGTATAAATATGATGCTAGTGCCGCTACTCCTGCCCTGAAATTCCAACCAACACCATTTCCTCCTTACCCACACAGTGAGTACAACTACTTTTCTACAAAGATCAACATAGAATActactatttttatttttgctttgtgAGTATCGTTTCGCAgtttgtgtgtaaatgtttCTTTCTTGTTGATGTGGTGAAGGCGAAACACATTAAAGTTGAGTGGGTGTGGTTAGGAGACTTCTACTGTAGCAGCCTACTGTTGATTCAGAGCGCATAGCGGACCCGTTTTATTGGACTCGAAAATATGGGAACTGAAGCGAAGCAAGTCAAATCGTAGCCTGGTTGTGTCAGAACAAGGTGTGTCCGGATCCGGGGAAGGGATTAGGTGCATGCTACCTGATAATGAAGAATAAATAACAGAGATTACAGAGCAGTAACCTAGAGATCTCCTCAGATTTATAATTAGGTCCAGCTCGATTCAGATCCCGACTTTATCACCATAGTATGCTATGCAAAATGatacaacaataaataaatgtagcATCTGCGATGTGAATCTAACTTTTAACTTCTCTTTACTCTTCCATTGTTATGTTAGCTTATATTTAAGACGTTTaatttaacatttaacatttaaacaTTATCACTACTATGATGGACCATCCTTATCCAATCTATTATATTGTGAACGACTCTTTCCTTTAGCTTgtgtccacctccaccatgTCTTTCATCAATGCTTTCCTGCAGCAGTCTGTTTATCTGGGCCTGCCCGATGACTCAGTAAGTAGCCCTCTGCTTCCAGCTGCCAGGGGCcgccccctgacacacacacacacacacacacacacacacacacacacacacacacacacacacacacacacacacacacacacacacacacacacacactcacactcacactcacacacatttctGAGTGActattttctgttttttccCCTTCTCTTCCTGTGGTTGGTTGAGATGGAAACTTCTACGCAGTCGAGGCTAATGTGGGTTGTGGAAGAGGGAAGTAGGAAGGGGCCGGTTTACTGTACTGTTATATGGGGAAGAAGTGATGAGGCGTACATGATTGTGAtattatgtaaaaaataaataaaaaaaaggaccTATCTTCACTTCCATATCTTGAATCAGTGAAAGAAAGGGAGTTTTGAAGGTTCAGAGTTTACGCAAATAGTGAGAAAATGCCCTTACTTAGTCTTGTGTAAACGTGAGTCATCAGAGCAGGAATCTGAGGCCACTCCCTGTGCACTTGGTTTCTTAAAGTGAACTCCCGGAGCacacgtctctctgtctctctgtctctctgtctctctgtctctctgtctctctgtctctctgtctctctgtctctctgtctctctgtctctctgtctctctctctaatagtCTGTTACTGTAAACTAACGGACATTACTGTATCTCTCAGACTCTTAAGAACGAGGGGACAGTCACCGCAGCGCTCAATTTCAGCCCCGATGGAGACGCCGGAGTCTTGGAAAAGGCCATCAAGACAAAGGGTAAACTGTGATAAattgtatacaaacacacacacacatacattcatgcagacacacacacacacacacacacacacacacacacacacacacacacacacacacacacacacacacacagacacgtgcacacacacacacacacacacacacacacacagacacagacacagacacagacacagacacacacacacaaccagactgAAACAGAATGTGGGCGTGTACAAGGAGAGAAACATCAGATTTCACAAGTGAATTTCTGGTTTTCATTTAAAGAACAATCTTGCCCTCTGCTGTTCAACAAGGATCATTGCTAGTTCACAAAACTACCAGTGAGAAGTGAATCTTTAATTAGGACTCAAGAGAGCATGATTATGAGTCATTATAGAGAAATACTAATAGCTTGTTATTAATACTGAATAacgttatttatttaattattctaggtacacacacatcaagtgatctgtatttataaatgttttttttcccaggtGTGGATGAGAACACCATCATCGATGTCCTGGTTAAGAGGAGCAACGAGCAGAGGCAGAAGATCAAGGAGGCCTACCAGCGCTCCAGTGGCAAggtgtggagagagacaggctgttACCATGTAGACGTTATAGCGATGTTGTTGGACTGTGCGGTGGCTCTAATGGCTAGCCTGCTCACCAACATTGACGAGAAGAACCAGCCTGTGGTTTTTCTTTGGCTACTGTCGTTCTCTTTCATATTTTGCGTGTTATCAAGCAATGTTATGAGCATGTTCATACctacagtacacacacgcatatgcacgcacacacacagacagacagacgtacagaGAGACTTTGGGTTGATGGTTCTTGATGTGTCGGTAGCCCCTGGAGACTGCGCTGAAGTCTGCGTTGAagggggagctggaggaagTGGTGCTGGCTCTTCTGAAGACACCAGCACAGTATGACGCCCATCTGCTCAAACAATCcatgaaggtacacacacacacacacacacacacacacacacacacacacacacacacacacacacacacacacacacacacacacacacacacacacacacacacacacacacacacattcagagttTCGATTGAGCTATTGAAGCTTCAGGGAAGATAGTtttgtatgaaggtattattgtagcaaaagtctttagcacctgtaactgcagaatttgaatgcgtacactaaagtcacagtaaatttgaagtcgtatatatttattttgcatgtgtactctaaagtcacaaatgtgtaacagtacatttgtagtcgtaaaaaaaatataaatattttttataccattgtaaacacaaaatagggtctacgagtacgctaatctgtgttacaggtgcacaaatccttttgctacaattattgcagcgcagttggtgcaaaacacattcgcacacccgtgtttcataatctgagaacatgcccaaaaggtgtgcattcgtaaacccaaatttgaacaaatgcatcagaagttgcacatctgtgaacgctatgttaattcagcattttaatgagcgagcacaaaaccattttacaactgctcgaatctgctcctgcaagtctcagctgtggggttttttgcaggttgttttgcaacacccctaggtggtaaatgtgtagcaaaagtattcgtatccgtagatgacagagcgtccgtgagcgggacaaaatagtcccgcccataatttcctaatccaatgaaaatcgccggcagggatgcatttctcaaattacactgtctgggacccaccccgtgccagccatggagctataaagatcgcagcatactcagcacgggatacgtttatttctggagaagtgaagagggcgtcctactgaacggagatgggtatcctacattatgttaaatgaaatgacttagttcaagtgaattccccccaaagtatttcattaacatgccgcaaatgtccttgaatgtattttaatggtcgccataacataaattcagaaatgttaatgcaatactttggggagaattcccttgaactaagtcatttcattttacataatgtaggatacccacctccgttcagtaagacgccctcttcacttctccagaaagaaacgtaccgcgctaagaatgctgcgatctttatagctccatggctggcacgcgatgggtcccagtcagggacggctggtataaatgggctaacagggctaagccctcttacagtgaaaatatattattacattcttagaacatattgttttaaattttggtagaacctaaaggagcaacagcaccaaaaagtgacagaaaaacccaggatatatatatcttcgttttttttcctgtgaatgggctaaatgtattcagcccaagcgcagtagcgtaagcttccattgacgtttgattgacaggtgccctgacacgcccccttcatatgcttcccatttgggctaaattagtttagcccaaaggctgacctagcacagtagctacagtacagtgtccttcgactaatcacagcacagtagcgcaagtgcagtatggcgggcgttagcatgaaaatgaatgaagtggattatttactttctaatcggttttctttaatgtctttggaggaaaaattggaagtgaaaagattggggacacatcaaccaaacgatgtacagatttactgtcaggagtgcggtcagaatatggccggtaatagtgcatttgtaagcgggtcaactacgtttcgtatcgaaacatttaaaaagctgtctaaataacccaacatgacgtgacaagtgtgtagagatagtggcccctctccaagctgcatttcagcgacaggcagtaacaataaggttctctaaggaatcggaaatgatctcatttaatgttgcatacaacattgccaaagaggagttgccattctcaatttaaatccgaaattattctcatgaagagaaatggattaaacatcaacccgacgtaggcctatagcaatgagatggcatgtgcacaattcattgcagtaggcctaatgggcgacaccttaaagcaaaagacagctgcggacgtcggaaacgccacataggcctacatgtccttcatgattgacggcgacacagacgtctctaccaaagagtgtgtgatcgtctacagccgcattttgcgcaaagggagaccagtcaacattttaattgtgtaatactttaagcacaaaaaaagttttattttgcttaatggtttagttcgaaatgttcaatttcagctcagtgaagcactttaaacaccttatttttatttttatttataattgtgcttcaaataatgaaatgcctttctctacaccttaatcttgtttaaaaatcattcacattatattaaagttatgaacagagatataaaggtgacctcatggcgtcaccttgtgaagtattgataaatgtaatgcattctttagcccacccacccaaaatcaccaccagccgtcaccgtaatttgagaaatgcatccctgccggcgattttcattggattaggaaattatgggcgggactattttgtcccgctcacggacgctctgtcatctacggatacgaatacttttgctacacatttaccacctaggggtgttgcaaaacaacctgcaaaaaaccccacagctgagacttgcaggagcagattcgagcagttgtaaaatggttttgtgctcgctcattaaaatgctgaattaacatagcgttcacagatgtgcaacttctgatgcatttgttcaaatttgggtttacgaatgcacaccttttgggcatgttctcagattatgaaacacgggtgtgcgaatgtgttttgcaccaactgcgctgcaataattgtagcaaaaggatttgtgcacctgtaacacagattagcgtactcgtagaccctattttgtgtttacaatggtataaaaaatatttatattttttttacgactacaaatgtactgttacacatttgtgactttagagtacacatgcaaaataaatatatacgacttcaaatttactgtgactttagtgtacgcattcaaattctgcagttacaggtgctaaagacttttgctacaataataccttcatagtttTGTTTGATTTCAATGCTCAACTTTAACTTGTTTTCTAATCTGCTCTTGAAACTTATGCTGCACTGAAcctagaaaaaataaagaaacactcTGTATTTGCAGTGAACACACTCATATGAAGACTACATTcaatatggacacacacaaaggcagacaTGCAGAAATGTAATTTGAAGTACACTCAGCCGTCCTGCTGGCGTTGGAAGTTCAAAAAAGAAACTGTTCTGAGATGACCTGAAAGGGCTTACCCTGCCGTCCTCGGCTGTGTGTCCTCTGCGGCCTTCAtgccttcctccctcccatccaCCCTGTCCTACTGTCTCATCCCTCCCAGGGTCTGGGCACCGACGAGGACACTCTGATCGAGGTCATGGCCTCAAGAACCAACCGCGAGATGGAGGCCATCAAAGTAGCATACATGGAAGGTGTgcacaaaaaatacaaatacatgaatAATACAGAGCAAAACAATCACTGTTACAACATAACGCACCATCGTAACATTAGGCTGTTAAGATTCAAGAAGATGTATTTGTCAAATACAATTACACAGTGAATCGTGAAAGTGACAGTGCCTCAGAAGGAGTGCGATAtaagacaaaaaataaaagatacaaTGTGCTTTAAAAAGTAATAAATAGCAAAAAGCAAGGTAAATAAATATCACAAGTATGCTATAGCAACATGTTAACAGTGTAAGCAGCATGTAAACAGCGTAAAAAACGATCAAGTCAAATGATGCCTCATAATACGTATGCATTCATCTAAAATATTGTACGCTCTTCATTATTATTGTTCTGACTCCTCTTCTATCAGCAAACAAGAAGGAACTGGAAGCTGACATCAAGTCGGACACGAGCGGAGACTTCCGGAATGCCCTCCTCACACTGTGCAAAGTACGTCTGCATGTTTTGGTCAATGGATATTTAACATCACAGTGGTAAAGCAGAAATATGTAAATCTTTCAGAGGCTTGAGGCGATtaatgaacacaaaataaagtCAAATGTAATGTATTTAATGAGTTCACTATTCATGTCTTGGTGTTGCATATGATTTGTCTTGTTCTTGATCCTTCGTGGCCTGGTGAGTTTTTCGACTGATTATCATCCTTTGTGATTTGCAAGTAATAACTCATGAATAACAACCCCAAATTTGTGCAATTTTGTTTTGTGAGACTGAACTGAATTATGGGCAGAATGACTGGGGGGGAGGAGTATATGAAAACATCAATGTCGTCAAACAATGGAATGTTAATGAACATAATAATGAAGAGGATGTCGGATAACCTCCATGGGCTCCAGTTGGGTTTACTGGAGTCTTGAACCCAAGGCCtaatgtgggtgtctgtgttggAGTTCTTTGCACTTAACTCGGTGCAGAGCCTGTGTTTATCATATCGTTTTGTGGCTTGCAGGCCGGGAGGACTGAGGGAGTGAATGACGAGCTGGCCGACAGCGACGCCAGAGCTCTGTACGCTGCGGGCGAGCAGAGGAAGGGCACGGACGCCTCGGTCTTCATCGACATCCTGACCTCCAGGAGCGGCGCTCATCTCCGCAAAGGTCGGCTGTCCCTCGCTGCCGTCATCgctgtggttgttgtgttaTATGCCAAGCATTTTTTTGTCAAACTCAATGTGATCACAATCTCTTTGGTTCTCTTTTCGCAGTGTTTGACAGATACTCCAAGTACAGCAAGGTGGACGTGTCCAAAGCTATTGATATGGAGATGAAGGGAGATATTGAGAGTTGTCTTACAGCAGTTGGTAGGAAACCAGATTATTCCTGGGTCTCGCATATTTTTCAGTAATTCATATATTCAGGTAATGCTTGTATGAATATATGACTTTTGTTATTGAATAAATGTGCTTAAAACCGGGGTTCAATCATATGGAAAAGATAGAGAAACCTTTTGAACATTTTAATCTGAATAGTTGAATGCCATTTCTGCTCTTTATCTCgccttgtttttttcaagatatgtttattttctttggcaatgTATGGCATTAACATAATTCATAATGAGACGACTAAGACACTGATGTCATCGGTTTTTCAAGGTAACATTGTGCGGGTTTAAACACACTCCATTTCTCCCATGCAGTCAAATGTGCTGGGAGCAGGCCCGCATTCTTTGCTGAAAGGCTCAACCTGGCCATGAAGGTATGTGGGTCCCACAATATGCACGAGAAAACCACCAAGGTACAAAGACACTTCCTGGATCTCAAGActgcattttctctctctctctctctctctctctctctctctctctctctctctctctctctctctctctctctcgctctcgctctctctcctgcaatctctctctctctctctcctgcaatctctctctcctgcactcTTTAACAGGGTAAGGGAACCCGGACCAAAATCCTGACCCGAATCATGGTGAGCCGCTCTGAGATTGACATGAAACGGATAAAAGACGTCTACAGGAAAGACTACGGAAAAACCCTCTATCAGGAGATTCTGGTAAGCCTTAATGAACAGAATGATGTTATCGCAATCGGCATTTCAGCTATGCTTTGTGGGCGGTTTGTTTTTTCTCACTGATGATGAAACGCCAAACTTTTTCATGACGATATAGTTAATAGATTTCCCAACTGTTTCCCCAAACTATTAAAAGGATTACACAAGTAAATGGGTGTGTTAAACGTTTAACTGATTTAACTTTTCCAGGATGACACAAAGGGAGACTATGAGAAGATCCTGCTGGCTCTGTGTGGCAGTGAGAATTAATCGACCACAAACCTCCCAACTCAAACCCTGACTCAACATGCACATGTATATGAAACCTAACCTTGCCACAGACCTTCTTCTGCCCATCACTCATGTGGATAACTCTGGCCCCACTTTAAACTACTTGCAAGCGGCCATAGCAAGGAATAACAATGAACACGCCAAAGCTTTAGCATATACTGCATTGTAATGTATGTATCTAATGTATCTCCTTCATTTTGTTGACACCAGCAGGCAACAGTTTGCTTTGATGTAGGCCTTGGAATACATCGGGTGGTAAACATGTGCTATTTGGTAATGCATACAgtgtatacatatacatatcgAGTGCTGGTGTTTAAGCTTCGGCTAAAATGAGAGCTTCTGCAATCTGTCTGATAGCTTGACACTAGAATCCAAGTTAATCATGGACCAAATGTATTTTGCGATGGGGCCCTTTTAAGGAATTTGTTATTCGACTCCACAATAAAGTGTTTATGAAGTCCTGAATCACCTCTATTTTTGCTAACGCTGGTTAcaagaagaataaaaataaaaaagcatgcTCGATTTCAGTGCTACAATTTCTATAATTCTTGTAACGTTGTAGAGGCTATCCAAGACAGACTGCGGTTTGATGAAAAACAATCCTTTGTGGTATGGTCGGCTCAGGCTAGGTACAGTATGACTCAAAGCGGTGAATGCTCAACACGTGGTTTATTTAAAACAGAAGCACAAGGTAAATGAGcttgcgttctggaggtggttcatgaagcatctctcgAACACAGGTAAGAATTCAATTTATATTGGAAGTGGCTTTGGCTGAAAGGGCAAAGTGACCATGTTTGTAGTCTTTCTATAAACTCAGAAAACCTTATGGGTCGTCCATTATGTTgagaagaaaccattcatatCTGTTGTTAGCTTGAAACATGGCATCAGAATTAAAAAGGAAGGAATACCCAGAATGTCTCAATATGATCATAAAACATGCATACTTTCACATGTAAAATATGATTCACAAAGATTTCCTTATTTTAGTTTGTGGATCTTTAAACTTTGGGTCTCGTGACGATGTGACTGAGATGAGAAAAAAACCTAATCAGCACACAGTCGAAGGGCTTAGGCTAAGTGTCACGGGTTGTCGCTCTGAAAGTGCGTTACGGAGCAGGACAAGTCCAGCGGCCCGGCCGAGTGATCAAGGGGACGTGAActgaagggggggagagaggaagagcaggaaggaaggCCGAAGGAATGCTCCTGAGGGTAGCTTCTCGCAGGGAATTGAACAgatggacgagagagagagagagagagagagaggggtatggTGGCGAATGCAGAAGGTGAGGCCAGGGGACTGTCAAAATCGACTGCAAGAGGCACACCCCCTGCATCTGTGATATTGAAGCCATACAGCATTTTTTTGGTGCATGCTGCCGATGTCACACCGATTGTTTTTATACTGTATTTTCTCTGGAGAGCTCATGTTCGTTTTCCGCCTCAGATTGTTTTTCTTTACACAGACATGAATGCTTGAAACATGCAGTCCAatatacagtaggctacacTGCCGTTTATTGTGTATTTTCTAAAATTTTGTTGTAAACAGGACTCAAGTAGGCCTAATATTTTTGATGGATCCCTTTCACGTACTCAAAGCCTGCGTGCCTCAtttacaagtaggcctactatttagGCTAATGAAGGCTATCAGGATAAAACTTTGTCAACGGTGTTTCGGATTACATTACGGGGTAGGCTGCACAAGCTCTATTTTGTTGATAGCACCTTATgttcaaataggcctacatgttttggCCATGGAAATCTGGATCATTGAACGGCTGTAtcgcaaataaaataattattagaCCGAAAAGATTAATTCTGAATGGTTAAATTATAATGTTatgataatataattgtataggaATAAGTCATTGAGTATTATCACAGTACTTTACAGCTTCTACCATTAAACAATCTGCACTACAAGAGAAGAAAAACTGTTTTATCTATTCAGT
The Gadus macrocephalus chromosome 6, ASM3116895v1 DNA segment above includes these coding regions:
- the anxa1a gene encoding annexin A1a, with protein sequence MSFINAFLQQSVYLGLPDDSTLKNEGTVTAALNFSPDGDAGVLEKAIKTKGVDENTIIDVLVKRSNEQRQKIKEAYQRSSGKPLETALKSALKGELEEVVLALLKTPAQYDAHLLKQSMKGLGTDEDTLIEVMASRTNREMEAIKVAYMEANKKELEADIKSDTSGDFRNALLTLCKAGRTEGVNDELADSDARALYAAGEQRKGTDASVFIDILTSRSGAHLRKVFDRYSKYSKVDVSKAIDMEMKGDIESCLTAVVKCAGSRPAFFAERLNLAMKGKGTRTKILTRIMVSRSEIDMKRIKDVYRKDYGKTLYQEILDDTKGDYEKILLALCGSEN